The following are from one region of the Verrucomicrobiales bacterium genome:
- a CDS encoding ROK family protein translates to MSVQQNSIVGAIEAGGTKFVCAIGNSSGATLLERAQFATGDNPARLMREVVTWFSTQQKKYGPLVGLGVASFGPVDLDVTSPTYGFITTTPKQGWQNADILGPLRQAFPGLPLGFDTDVNGAALGEARWGAARGLEDFIYITVGTGIGGGGMARGRLLHGLVHPEMGHISVPQRPGDAFPGQCPFHGPCWEGLCSGPAIAARAGAPPELLAPDHPAWGDVIFTMAHALKNLACVLSPQRILLGGSVRKAGLLGEAVFFDRLRTAFRAALGGYISSHAVSERGIASYIVPPELGDDAGVCGALALAQDAVKETALS, encoded by the coding sequence ATGAGCGTGCAGCAAAACTCTATCGTCGGTGCCATTGAAGCCGGTGGCACAAAGTTCGTCTGCGCCATTGGCAACAGCTCCGGCGCGACGCTCCTGGAGCGGGCGCAGTTTGCTACGGGAGACAATCCGGCGAGACTCATGCGTGAAGTGGTGACGTGGTTTTCCACCCAACAGAAGAAGTATGGTCCGCTGGTCGGCCTGGGCGTCGCCTCCTTCGGCCCGGTCGACCTGGATGTGACATCGCCGACCTATGGTTTCATTACGACCACTCCTAAGCAGGGATGGCAGAATGCCGATATCCTCGGCCCGCTGCGTCAGGCGTTCCCGGGGCTGCCGCTTGGTTTCGACACAGACGTGAATGGTGCAGCTCTGGGTGAGGCGCGCTGGGGTGCAGCGCGTGGGCTGGAGGATTTTATCTACATCACCGTCGGGACCGGCATTGGAGGCGGTGGCATGGCCCGCGGACGGTTGCTTCATGGGTTGGTGCATCCGGAGATGGGCCACATCAGCGTGCCGCAACGTCCGGGCGATGCCTTCCCGGGCCAGTGTCCATTTCACGGTCCTTGCTGGGAGGGTCTCTGTTCTGGGCCGGCCATTGCTGCGCGCGCGGGAGCGCCCCCCGAGTTGCTCGCACCTGACCATCCAGCCTGGGGCGATGTGATTTTCACGATGGCGCATGCGTTGAAGAACCTTGCCTGCGTGCTCTCGCCGCAACGCATCCTGCTGGGAGGGAGCGTCCGGAAGGCCGGCCTGCTCGGCGAGGCCGTGTTCTTCGATCGGTTGCGCACGGCGTTCCGCGCGGCGTTGGGAGGCTATATTTCCTCGCACGCTGTGAGTGAGCGGGGTATTGCCAGCTACATCGTGCCGCCAGAACTCGGTGACGATGCGGGCGTGTGCGGCGCGCTGGCCTTGGCGCAGGATGCCGTGAAGGAAACCGCACTCTCTTAA